The DNA segment AACAAAATGAGTGTTGGCAACCCGTCCAGCACTCATCGCGCTGTAGGAAAACACCCATAAAACCGACGAAAAATCTCGTATCTGATAGTCATTCGCCATTATCTCGGTTCTCGGCCCCCCCCCTGCAAGGGTAGAATGCGCAAAACCGGGAGCCGCAATGAACCAAGACCGCCTCAGCCCCAATGAAGAAGATGCCATTACCGATGCCGCCGCGCATTGGTGCATGCGCCTGAACGCCGAAGACTGCACGGCGGCTGAGCGCGAGGCCTTCGATCAGTGGTTGGCGGCAGACCCTCGGCATGTCGAAGAATACCGGGCGATGCAGGACATCTGGTGCACCGCCGACCTGCTGCCACGCCACCCGCCAGTGGTCGACCTTGCCGCACGCCGCCCTCGCCCCAGCCGTAGTTGGCGGCCATTGGCCTCGGCCGCTGCGCTTGCCTTGCTGGCGCTGCCCCTGGCTGGCTGGGTCGGCTGGGAACAAGGCTGGTTGCCCAATCACTATCAGCACTTCGAGGCCAGTGACCGCCAGCAACAGGTCAGGCTCAGTGACGGCAGCGTGGTCGAGTTGAACCTGAACAGCGAATTGCGTTACTTCAATTTCAAGGACCAACGCCAGGTCACCTTGATCAAGGGTGAGGCATTCTTCAAGGTCAGCCACGACAGCAACCACCCGTTCATTGTCCGAGCAGGTCACGGCCAGACCCGGGTCACTGGCACTCAGTTCAACGTGTGGAAGTATCAGGATCAGGTCAAAGTGACGTTGGTGGAAGGCTCGGTGCTGGTCAGCAGCAACGGTGCCGAGGGTGGCTATCGCCTTGGCCCCGGCATGCAGGCCAGCTATCACCTGGGCGATTTCGAGCCGCAGTTGGCGCAAAGCGACGATTACGACAACAGCTTGGCCTGGCGTAACGGCAAGTTGATCCTGGATAACCTCAGCCTGTCCCAGGCCCTGCCGGTGATCAACCGCTATCTGGACAAACCTTTGCTGCTGGCCGATGAAAGCACCGGCACGATTCGCGTCAGCGGTGTCTACAACACCCGCGAAGTCAGCCGCCTGGTAGACAACCTGCCCAAGGTGCTGCCGGTCTACCTGACCCGCAGCAAGGACGGCAGTACCGTCCTTAACCGCATCTCGCCGTTCAGCAACAAAGGCTGACGCTCGCTTTCACCTTACAGCACCATCGCTGCTATCCAGCCAAAGGCCAGCAGCGGCAGGTTGTAGTGGATGAAGGTCGGCACCACGGTGTCCCAGATGTGGTGGTGCTGGCCATCGACGTTCAACCCCGAAGTAGGCCCCAAGGTCGAGTCCGATGCCGGTGAACCCGCGTCGCCCAGGGCGCCGGCAGTGCCGACGATGCACACCGTGGCGATCGGGTCGAAGCCCAACTGCACGCACAGCGGTACGAAGATCGCGGCCAGAATCGGCACGGTGGAAAACGAAGAACCGATGCCCATGGTCACCAACAAGCCCACCAACAGCATCAGCAAGGCACCGATGCCCTTGCTGTGGTCGATCCACTGCGCTGAAGTTTCCACCAGGCTTTTGACTTCGCCAGTGGCTTTCATCACGTCAGCAAAGCCTGAAGCGGCAATCATGATGAAGCCAATCATGGCCATCATCTTCATGCCCTCGGTGAACAGGTCGTCGGTGTCTTTCCAGCGCACGATGCCTGAAAGCGAGAAGATCAAGAAGCCGACCATGGCGCCGATGATCATCGAGTCCAACCACAGCTGGATGATGAACGCCGCACCGATGGCCCCCAGCGCGACCAGCAGGGTCAAGGGGTTGTAGCTGACGCTGACCTGCTCGACCTGCTCGATTTTTGCCAAATCGTAATCACGCTTCTTGCGATAGCTGAACAGCACCGCCAGCAACAACCCAGCCAGCATGCCGGCCGCAGGAATGGCCATGGCGTGGGTGACATTGACCGCACTGACATCGACACCGGCACGGGCGACGTTGGCCAGCAGGATTTCATTGAGGAAGATGTTGCCAAAACCGACCGGCAGGAACATGTAAGGGGTGATCAGGCCGAAGGTGATCACGCAGGCGATCAAGCGCCGATCGATGCGCAGGCGCGTCAATACATACAGGAGTGGCGGTACCAGCAGCGGAATGAAAGCGATGTGGATAGGCAGGATGTTCTGCGAGGAAATCGCCACCACCAGCATCAGGCCGATCAGCAGCCATTTGACCTTGCCGCCATTGCTGTGGCCTTGCCGATCGATCATCGCCAAGGC comes from the Pseudomonas urmiensis genome and includes:
- a CDS encoding FecR family protein, with the protein product MNQDRLSPNEEDAITDAAAHWCMRLNAEDCTAAEREAFDQWLAADPRHVEEYRAMQDIWCTADLLPRHPPVVDLAARRPRPSRSWRPLASAAALALLALPLAGWVGWEQGWLPNHYQHFEASDRQQQVRLSDGSVVELNLNSELRYFNFKDQRQVTLIKGEAFFKVSHDSNHPFIVRAGHGQTRVTGTQFNVWKYQDQVKVTLVEGSVLVSSNGAEGGYRLGPGMQASYHLGDFEPQLAQSDDYDNSLAWRNGKLILDNLSLSQALPVINRYLDKPLLLADESTGTIRVSGVYNTREVSRLVDNLPKVLPVYLTRSKDGSTVLNRISPFSNKG
- a CDS encoding Na+/H+ antiporter family protein is translated as MNAVIAAVGIMLILSLSRVHVVIALIIGALTGGLVGGLGIEGTLKAFNGGLGGGATVALSYALLGAFAVAIAKSGLAHALADRALAMIDRQGHSNGGKVKWLLIGLMLVVAISSQNILPIHIAFIPLLVPPLLYVLTRLRIDRRLIACVITFGLITPYMFLPVGFGNIFLNEILLANVARAGVDVSAVNVTHAMAIPAAGMLAGLLLAVLFSYRKKRDYDLAKIEQVEQVSVSYNPLTLLVALGAIGAAFIIQLWLDSMIIGAMVGFLIFSLSGIVRWKDTDDLFTEGMKMMAMIGFIMIAASGFADVMKATGEVKSLVETSAQWIDHSKGIGALLMLLVGLLVTMGIGSSFSTVPILAAIFVPLCVQLGFDPIATVCIVGTAGALGDAGSPASDSTLGPTSGLNVDGQHHHIWDTVVPTFIHYNLPLLAFGWIAAMVL